A genomic segment from Micromonospora echinaurantiaca encodes:
- a CDS encoding DUF6069 family protein, which yields MVATEWHDAFGVVTRGRVQLELRDGQPGPVLGTDAAFWLRGTGVRALRNPGRRTATVRIVTPRTVTGQSTQPVRQLDGGTAMNSMNDTVAGPASGRTRRTYRFRGLVGTGLVATLAAMVTTTLAAALARAVGVDFEIPDGGEAIPLGGFAVVTGFFSVVGVVIAAALLRWSARPADRFVWTAVALTVISLIPPLLSGADAATTTALLGLHLVPAAVMIPTLTRSLRTRTE from the coding sequence GTGGTTGCAACGGAGTGGCACGACGCGTTCGGCGTCGTCACCCGCGGGCGGGTGCAGCTGGAGCTGCGCGACGGCCAGCCCGGCCCGGTCCTCGGCACCGACGCCGCCTTCTGGCTCCGCGGCACCGGCGTCCGCGCCCTGCGCAACCCCGGCCGACGCACGGCGACGGTACGCATCGTCACGCCCAGGACCGTCACCGGTCAGTCAACACAGCCTGTGCGCCAGTTAGATGGAGGAACAGCCATGAACAGCATGAATGACACCGTCGCGGGCCCGGCATCGGGCCGGACCCGCCGCACTTACCGATTCCGCGGGCTCGTCGGTACCGGCCTCGTCGCCACGCTCGCCGCGATGGTGACCACCACCCTCGCCGCCGCGCTCGCCCGGGCCGTCGGCGTCGACTTCGAGATCCCCGATGGTGGCGAGGCGATCCCGTTGGGCGGGTTCGCCGTGGTGACCGGCTTCTTCTCGGTCGTGGGCGTGGTCATCGCCGCCGCCCTTCTCCGGTGGAGCGCCCGCCCCGCCGACCGATTCGTGTGGACGGCAGTGGCGCTGACGGTGATCTCGTTGATTCCGCCCCTCCTCTCCGGGGCCGACGCCGCGACCACCACCGCCCTGCTCGGGCTGCACCTCGTCCCCGCGGCGGTGATGATCCCCACCCTGACGCGGAGCCTCCGCACCCGGACCGAGTGA